A section of the Dehalobacter sp. DCM genome encodes:
- a CDS encoding MFS transporter produces the protein MEYTKGHIGLKSSLLVSATFGMAASALMIPLLGNVAAAFPNDNPTLLNQTIALPSLLYIPAILLSGYLAKFISKKYLLIIGSIIFAAAGFAGGFASSLMMLVVCRAIQGIGIGLAYPLAPAIISHIFSGEYRAKMLGWTQTVGCVVSVVLGLVCGYAAVASWRYAMYFYAVFAILVIMQFIFLPVFPPENKDESIAKVNKADGEKPKFGYPVYLAALAMMVFMSVAMIVLYNLAIFIMNEGLGTAAEAGMASSINTLAGFLVSLVFGYNFKFLKRYVSVLGLILMALCYLILSGAHSIAVVYVGMICLGASMNCIFPYLFTRVAQVSAKPLKTMSVSFLSMAIYLGQWISGYTSVWIAQAVGGTTRQLFSTTGFIFIGMAVIAAIFIAMTQKNESKIVVLDTDAPAA, from the coding sequence ATGGAATACACAAAAGGCCATATTGGCCTGAAGTCATCGTTATTAGTCAGTGCTACCTTCGGTATGGCGGCCAGCGCCTTAATGATCCCGCTTCTCGGAAACGTTGCGGCTGCTTTTCCCAATGACAACCCAACACTTCTCAATCAAACCATTGCTTTACCTTCACTGCTTTATATTCCCGCTATTTTATTATCCGGTTACCTGGCTAAATTCATCAGCAAGAAATATCTGCTGATTATCGGCAGTATTATTTTTGCGGCTGCAGGATTTGCCGGAGGTTTTGCTTCAAGCCTCATGATGCTGGTTGTCTGCCGAGCAATTCAAGGAATTGGAATTGGTCTTGCCTATCCTTTAGCGCCAGCCATTATTTCCCATATATTTTCCGGAGAATATCGGGCCAAGATGCTGGGTTGGACCCAAACCGTGGGATGTGTTGTGTCCGTTGTACTTGGTCTTGTCTGTGGCTATGCAGCGGTTGCCAGCTGGCGTTATGCGATGTACTTCTATGCGGTATTCGCAATTTTAGTTATCATGCAGTTCATCTTTCTTCCTGTCTTCCCCCCTGAAAACAAGGACGAATCGATTGCAAAAGTGAATAAAGCCGATGGGGAAAAACCAAAATTTGGCTATCCTGTCTATTTAGCTGCTCTTGCCATGATGGTATTTATGTCTGTTGCCATGATCGTTCTTTATAACCTTGCGATTTTTATTATGAATGAAGGTCTGGGGACAGCTGCAGAAGCTGGCATGGCCTCTTCAATCAATACCTTGGCCGGTTTTCTGGTCAGCTTAGTATTTGGTTATAACTTTAAGTTCCTGAAACGATATGTCTCTGTTTTAGGCCTTATCCTCATGGCACTGTGTTATTTGATCTTGAGCGGAGCCCATTCCATTGCTGTTGTTTATGTTGGCATGATCTGCCTGGGCGCATCCATGAACTGCATATTCCCGTATTTATTTACACGTGTTGCCCAAGTTTCCGCTAAACCACTCAAAACCATGTCCGTCTCTTTCCTGAGTATGGCTATTTATCTGGGCCAGTGGATTTCAGGATATACTTCGGTCTGGATTGCTCAAGCTGTCGGCGGAACGACAAGACAGCTTTTCAGCACCACCGGTTTTATTTTTATCGGGATGGCCGTGATTGCTGCAATCTTTATTGCCATGACCCAGAAAAATGAAAGCAAGATTGTTGTTCTCGATACGGACGCACCGGCAGCGTAA